The window TgaccaaagagaagaaaaaaatgttttagtttttaatttagaGTGTTTCTCCCTATATCTTGAAGTTtgaccaaaagaagaaaatgtaagcaaCTATGCCATGAAATGATCACAGACAGAAGTGGGATaaacattaatataataaaagaggaaggaaagtttttctttattggaggcaggaggaaaagaaaactagACTAAATCATAATTCATTCTTGAGCTCTTGATTTCTAATGCCATGAATTCtacctacaaaataaataaaaggaatcttgttaatatatataaaaaatcacCACAGACAGCCAATATCCCttataaagtatttaattttaGTAAATTACAATAGATTTTTTAACATTCTGGTTTTTATAAGACTCAGGCaaacaataagataaaataaaatattacctatTCAAGCCATTCTATTTTATATTAGGCTTTCtccttcaaagaaattaaaatcaaattatacccagcTTTGAAAAGATTCCCTTACTATCTGACATTATAGTATTGGAAATAACCCTGAGAAGACCTAGTGtcctaataaaataattaatcacTGTCTTCACGGTTAGATGGCTCTAATCTCTCCAAACTAATTGGTGACTATTTCCCATTACCACTTTGAAAATATTCAGTGGATTGGTCACTATCACTGTCACTTGAGTCACTGGAAGTTGAATCACTGCTATCATTTCTTTTAGGAGGTTTAAATTTCTTATTGGAATGGGAATTTGTATGACCCCAGAATCTTTTCCTTCCAGGTACACGATGACTCTTGGTAGAACTGAGCCTTCTGTGTGCTGCATAATGATTTTTTCTGATATTACTAGGGAGTTTGGGGATACTTCTCTCTTTATTGTAGCCATAGTggacattttcctcattttttctttcattttctgcttttaaGGGGTGGGTGTGATCATTAGATGGACTTGGTAaaccttgacttttttctttaccaaatttttttcctttatcatttttggTCTTTTGGTCTCTCTTAGAACTTTCTATACCTGCTTTAGTATTATCTTTGCCATATTTAGAAATTTCTTTGCCTTCAATTATATCATTACTCCCTTCCCTAGCATGTTGGCCAATGTTTTGCTTTCGCATGGATCCTTGAGAGGGATGAATTCCTACTGACTCCTGATAAGTATTGCTTGTGTTGgcttctccttcttttccaggAAGTTCTCTGTAATTTGTACCTCCTCTAATAGCATTACTCTCTCTTACAATTTTGTTATCAGTGATGCTGTTCTCTTTTCTTGGTGTTTTCCTGCTATCAGTTCCAACAACGTCTCCAGTAGATGTTCTACCATTGGAATTCAAGTCATATACCTCTTTTTCTGGAACTTCATTATTGCCTTCTTTTCCTATGAGAAGTATAGAGTTGGGGTCAATGGCATTATTATTGTCTGGGTGTGGAACACTTGTGTAACCATTTATGGTTTCTGTGTCAGGAACAACTATTTCTCTACTGGAAGGAGAAAAGTCATTGTCCTCTTTTCCTTGACCACTGCCTTCAAAATCATATGGAAACTTTATGTGTTTTGGAGTCAGTTTTGAGTGATCATTGATATATTGGACATGACTAATAGTTCTGTGGTCTTCTGAAATATTTTGGTTTTGGATAGCAATGTCTTCATCTCCTTTGCCTTGGGCTTCAGAATACTTAAGTTCCTTAAGTTTATTGTGAATGGAATTCCCAGTTTCATTCTGTTCAGTTTCCTCCACTATCCAGCGTCTTAGAGCATTTGcatattttctgccatttttgttAATGAGAATGACACCATGTGCTTTTTGGTCAGGTGGATCCTTAATAACACTCTCCCCATGGTCAGTTTTGGCATTTCCAATGAACTCAGCGTAAATGGTATCCTCCAGGTCATGATGGGAAATCTTGCTACTATCAGTGCCTTGCTCTTTAATCACTGTTTGTTTGCCAGCAGAAACATCTTGGGATTTGTCACTTTTTTGGATAACGTTTCTTTTAGGATATacctcttgtttttttcccttgtcaAAGTAGTGAACTGGAACAcggtttttgttattttctttttgctaaatggcgtttgcaaaaacaaaaacaaattgttcTGTATTAAATTTGGAAAAGTGACTAATATTAGGCAATATAAAATTAGTTaccaaatgattaataaaatcaatcagtaaattaaataaatatttattaaatatttaccatgttCAAAACATTAAGGTATATGCCAGCATGGTGGCAAGGACAAGAAGCAAGTATAAAATACAGTGTCTTTGCTTTTAGACtttaggaatttataatctaattgagTAGATGATCCTAGTATTATCTATGAAAAGTGAACAATATAAATTAAGCAATGTTAAAACATGTATCACAAATATATAATTAAGTAttacatgactgaaaagactactgctactgttcagtcatttcagtcacgtctgactcttcatgatctcattttggattttcttggcaaagatactagagataTTCATCATTCCtattcaagctcattttacaaataagaaactgatGCAAGcaagatcaaatgacttgctcaaagacatagctagtaagtgtctgaagccagatttgaattcaggctttcttGACTGTAGGACTATTCCCTGTGCCATATAGTTGCCCCTATAAACGCTAATAGTTTCCTATCACCTCTGTTATTAAATATCTGGCATTTAAACATTCCTTACAACTTGGTCCTTTCTTAATTTTGCAGTTTTTAGTGCTCTTCCTGCACTCTGCAACCCAGTCTCACTGAATGATTCACTGCTCCTAACATATGGCATTTCATCTCCTAATCCTGATATATGGAATGAATGTTCTTACTTCCAATTATTGGATTCTCTAAATTCTTCTATATTTAACTAAAATCCTAGTTCCTGCAGGAGGCCTTTCTCAGAGCCCTAGTTCCTCCACTTTGAGtaagaagtgagagaaaaaaaagagaatcaaaggCTCAATTAACAAAATAAGGAGATCAGGAAGAGAAGCTGGTTTGGAAAAAGATCATGAAAATTTCAACTTAAAGCAAATTGAATTTCttagaaaatagaacaaatagCTATAGATTAGTTATACGGAAATCCTGTGATTGAGgactaaaataaattttagatattATCTAATCTAGTtctcctattttaaagatgaagaaagagaggatTAGTGAGACTAAATGCCCCACTCACCATTATGGAACTATGGAATAAAAAGCTgagaatttaaactcaaattttctGACTAAAAGTCCAGTGCTCTTATACCACCACCATACTAGCTACCAAATAGAACTAGAGATAAATTGTTGAatcatgaatattaaaaattaaaagagattttcAAGTTATCTATTCAATCTTACTCCCAATGTAAGAATCCTTTCTATAATATCAGACAATGTAACATTCAGTTTCTATTTGACCAGTGTTCacaaatttgcttatttttaaagaaataaagttattagcaatttaaatttttataaagttttcttATATTGATCTAATTTTCCCACTATAATTGACATCTATTTATTCTCTAAGCTAATTACCgtttttcctaaattatttttcatgtgaCATAATTTTCAAGTCTTTTACCATCTTATTGATAAATGAGAAGAGGATAAAAGCCTGAACCAAAGTGTGCCAATAGACATTCAGTGGAAAAAGAACTAGTAAATGTTGCAAAGAAGAAATAGTCAATAAGGTACACATCTTGGAAAGGAAtagcattgtatatattttttatgaaacaaaaattgTATCTACAGTCATTATCCATATATGAGAAATGctatttccatatattttcatAGTATCCATTTCATTCAAATCAGAAAAATGTATTGTGATTTAGATTTTCATAATAGgtagtagaaataaaaagaagaaaaacaatttaatccCTGCCCTCGAGAAGcttataattatttaattgtaagggataaatatgtatgcatataaaaatGTCTTAAGAGAAAATGTGGCAAGATACAGAGATATATCCAGACAAATCTGGAAAAGGTCTCATGTAAAAAGTGTCAACTAATGGAAAtttgtgagaaaattgaggaattaatacatttttggtggaagtGTGAACCAATCCAAatattcaggagagcaatttggaactgtgcccgaAAGGTTtctcaaactgtacatactctttgatccagcagtgtctctactgttgtctgtatcccaaagagatcataaaaaagggaaaaggacccacatgtgcaaaaatgtttgtagcagccctttttgcagtgcgAACAATCAATGCAATGGCTGCCAAAAGGCAGCCCCCAGAAGAGaagggaacaagaatttattaaatacctattatgtgtcagaaacagtactttatatttatgtaactgttcacaaacattatctcatttgagataattttaaaaatcttcaatttacCACTACTAAAAAATCTATACAATTATATTTGAGTTAGTGTTCTATATGTAAAAAGTCACTGTTTTAACTTGGTTCATGTTACCAAAAAAGAGAACACAAAAGGATCCATTCTCATCAAAATCCCAAAGAAGGGCTTTGATGGAATTGGACACAggacaataaataaatgttgatgaGTGCAGAAAGTCTGCAGCAAAGGGTATTAATGGAGTCTAAGAGAGTCAGGTTCAGAATAAAGATTCTAAGGTCCTAGATACAATTCCCAAACAAAGTCCTGGATAGGAAAGGCATTTAATATAAACTGAAAATCTCTACAATTTTGCCTTGGGCTGACCCTGAGATTTGaactcttaaaataaaaaatgaatttagtgATTCCTCTTGTCTTTAAGTAAGTTTGACATTGTCTTCCAACAGATGCAAAAACACACCGGGAGAAAGCACTCATAATGATGGTAAAATTGATTTAGCTTCTGCTAAATACTACAGTTCTGGCACATCTGCTACTATGTGACCAGCAGAGGGAGAATGAATGCTAAAAAGGCCCATGGATTTTCCTGTTTCTCCCAGGTTGTCTACCCAACCAGCAGTTTTCCACATTGAATTTACGTTTATAGGATTGGAAAGTGTCTGTGTGGCCCCTTCCCTCTACCTATGTGTCTCAGTATGTCAGTATAATAAATCCTATGAAAACATTTCATAATTATTGGAAGGAGAGTGAGAGTATTGTGAGAAAAAGTCATTTCTTTAGATTGTAGGAATATAGGTTTTGAATTTAGTTTAGCTAATGTCACTTTCTCTTAAGCCATTATTCTGTGACTGTGTTGTCTTGAGTAAgttatttttctataacttgtttTTCAATATTAAGGTAAGTAATGGTGCAGAATGATGTAATAAACATTTACATTCTTCAGGAGTTGATAAACATGTGGATCTTCTGAAGAGAAAGATAATCAATGAAAAAGTATTATAAACAATTTTATCACGAATTATGTAGTACATTTATTCTTCACTTTCCCCATACGGCTTTGTTTAGTGTTTCAAGTATTGAAACAattgaaaggataaaaaaaaattagtagcaaagagattgttttcaaatatctgatgcaatgatttgaaaagaaaaaatcatcaaaatattttgagaTATCACACTTCATTCAGAGAacatctcctttttaaaatatcatctgagtaaacagatttttttcaaaagtgatGAACCCACTTTAAAAGCaccacaacaaaaaataattggagtatcagcaagataactgtaataggcaaaaatacaatataacaaataaatatgtggATAGCTATATCTGGGTCCTGCTATTCTTTAGAATTGTTAAATGTAGAAAAATGTGACATTACC of the Sarcophilus harrisii chromosome 6, mSarHar1.11, whole genome shotgun sequence genome contains:
- the MEPE gene encoding matrix extracellular phosphoglycoprotein, whose amino-acid sequence is MQVILLGLCFLSVIGAVPQKENNKNRVPVHYFDKGKKQEVYPKRNVIQKSDKSQDVSAGKQTVIKEQGTDSSKISHHDLEDTIYAEFIGNAKTDHGESVIKDPPDQKAHGVILINKNGRKYANALRRWIVEETEQNETGNSIHNKLKELKYSEAQGKGDEDIAIQNQNISEDHRTISHVQYINDHSKLTPKHIKFPYDFEGSGQGKEDNDFSPSSREIVVPDTETINGYTSVPHPDNNNAIDPNSILLIGKEGNNEVPEKEVYDLNSNGRTSTGDVVGTDSRKTPRKENSITDNKIVRESNAIRGGTNYRELPGKEGEANTSNTYQESVGIHPSQGSMRKQNIGQHAREGSNDIIEGKEISKYGKDNTKAGIESSKRDQKTKNDKGKKFGKEKSQGLPSPSNDHTHPLKAENERKNEENVHYGYNKERSIPKLPSNIRKNHYAAHRRLSSTKSHRVPGRKRFWGHTNSHSNKKFKPPKRNDSSDSTSSDSSDSDSDQSTEYFQSGNGK